GGCATGGCCTTTCTGACCAGCGACCGCTACGGCCCTGCCTGGAAAGGCAGCCTGTTCGTCGGTTCACTGAAGTTCCAGTACCTGGCGCGCCTGGAGCTGGACGGCACCCGCGTGCGCCGCGAGGAAAAGCTGCTCACCGGCCTGGGC
The DNA window shown above is from Candidatus Hydrogenedentota bacterium and carries:
- a CDS encoding PQQ-dependent sugar dehydrogenase, yielding GMAFLTSDRYGPAWKGSLFVGSLKFQYLARLELDGTRVRREEKLLTGLGERVRDVRQGPDGLLYLLTDSPRGQLLRVEAAPR